One Trichosurus vulpecula isolate mTriVul1 chromosome 7, mTriVul1.pri, whole genome shotgun sequence genomic region harbors:
- the LOC118857274 gene encoding LOW QUALITY PROTEIN: procollagen galactosyltransferase 1-like (The sequence of the model RefSeq protein was modified relative to this genomic sequence to represent the inferred CDS: inserted 3 bases in 2 codons) translates to MGTTWARSRSRNSSPRAPRLLGLALCAAAVLLLRGPGRAAAYFPEERWSPESSLQAPRVLIALIARNSAHSLPSTLGALERLRHPRDWTALWVATDHNVDNTSAVLREWLVGVKSLYHYVEWRPMEEPRSYPDEDGPKHWSSSRYEHVMKLRQAALKSARDMWADYILFLDADNLLINPDTLSLLIAENKTVVAPMLDSRAAYSNFWCGMTSQGYYKRTPAYIPIRRRDRRGCFAVPMVHSTFLIDLRKEASQELSFYPPHPDYTWSFDDIIVFXFSCKQAEVQMFVCNKEVYGFLPVPLRAHSSLRDEAESFMHAQLEVMVRYPPVEPSHFTSVQAKVPDKMGFDGXFMINLKRRLDKRERMLRTLYEQEIECKIVDAIDGRAMNTSQVEALGIRMLPGYQDPYHGRPLTKGELGCFLSHHQIWKEVVERGLEKSLVFEDDLRFEIFFKRRLMNLMYDIEEEGLEWDLIYVGRKRMQVEHPEKAVPHVRNLVEADYSYWTLAYVISLQGAQKLLAAQPLSKMLPVDEFLPVMFDKHPVSDYKEHFEKRDLLAFSVEPLLVYPTHYTGDDGYISDTETSVVWNNEKVKTDWDRAKSKKMKEQQELSKEAKNSDVLQSPLDRTARDKL, encoded by the exons ATGGGCACAACCTGGGCCAGGAGCCGGAGCCGGAATTCTAGCCCCCGGGCCCCGCGCCTgctgggcctggcactctgtgccgCCGCCGTGCTGCTCCTGCGGGGCCCGGGCCGAGCTGCCGCCTACTTCCCGGAGGAGCGCTGGAGCCCCGAGTCTTCCCTGCAGGCGCCGCGGGTCCTCATCGCGCTCATCGCTCGGAATTCGGCCCACTCGCTGCCCTCGACCCTGGGCGCCCTGGAGAGGCTGCGGCACCCGCGGGACTGGACCGCGCTATGGGTGGCCACGGACCACAACGTGGACAACACCTCGGCAGTGCTGCGGGAGTGGCTGGTGGGCGTGAAGAGCTTGTACCACTACGTGGAGTGGCGGCCCATGGAGGAGCCGAGGTCCTACCCCGATGAGGACGGCCCCAAGCACTGGTCCAGTTCTCGCTATGAGCATGTGATGAAGCTCAGACAGGCTGCCCTGAAATCAGCTCGGGATATGTGGGCAGACTACATCCtgtttctggatgcagataatctTCTGATAAACCCAGACACTCTGTCTCTGCTGATCGCAGAGAACAAGACAGTTGTGGCTCCCATGTTGGACTCCAGAGCTGCCTATTCCAATTTCTGGTGTGGGATGACTTCTCAGGGCTATTATAAACGAACACCTGCATACATACCCATCAGGAGGCGGGATCGCCGTGGCTGCTTTGCTGTTCCCATGGTGCACTCCACCTTTCTGATAGACCTACGGAAAGAGGCCTCCCAGGAGCTCTCCTTCTACCCCCCACATCCTGATTACACCTGGTCCTTCGATGACATCATCGTCT GCTTCTCCTGTAAGCAAGCAGAAGTGCAGATGTTTGTCTGTAACAAGGAGGTCTACGGCTTCCTCCCAGTGCCACTGAGGGCCCACAGCTCCCTGCGAGATGAGGCCGAGAGCTTCATGCATGCCCAGCTTGAGGTCATGGTAAGGTACCCCCCAGTGGAACCTTCACATTTTACCTCTGTCCAGGCCAAGGTACCTGATAAGATGGGCTTTGACGG CTTCATGATTAATCTTAAGCGTCGACTGGACAAACGTGAGCGTATGCTGAGGACTCTCTATGAACAAGAGATTGAATGCAAAATTGTTGATGCAATAGATGGAAGAGCCATGAACACAAGCCAAGTGGAAGCACTAGGGATTCGGATGCTGCCAGGTTATCAGGACCCCTACCATGGCCGCCCACTCACCAAGGGGGAGTTGGGCTGCTTTCTTAGTCACCACCAAATCTGGAAGGAGGTTGTGGAGCGAGGGCTGGAGAAATCTCTTGTGTTCGAGGATGACCTCCGTTTTGAGATTTTCTTCAAAAGGCGCCTGATGAATCTCATGTATGACATCGAGGAAGAAGGTCTGGAGTGGGACCTGATCTATGTGGGCAGGAAGCGGATGCAAGTGGAGCACCCAGAGAAGGCAGTGCCGCATGTTCGGAACCTGGTAGAGGCTGACTATTCCTACTGGACCCTGGCCTATGTCATCTCCCTCCAGGGAGCACAGAAACTACTGGCTGCCCAGCCTCTCTCCAAGATGCTCCCAGTGGATGAGTTCCTGCCGGTGATGTTTGATAAACACCCAGTCTCTGATTACAAAGAACACTTTGAGAAGCGGGACCTGCTGGCCTTCTCGGTGGAGCCCCTTCTTGTGTACCCCACTCATTACACAGGGGATGATGGCTACATCAGTGACACAGAGACCTCGGTTGTGTGGAATAATGAAAAGGTGAAGACAGACTGGGATCGAGCCAAGTCCAAGAAAATGAAGGAGCAGCAGGAGCTAAGCAAGGAGGCCAAGAATTCGGATGTCTTACAGTCCCCCCTTGACAGAACAGCCCGGGATAAGCTGTGA